In one window of Longimicrobiaceae bacterium DNA:
- a CDS encoding DNA methyltransferase, with protein MRYLSVCSGIEAATVAWRPLGWRALAFSEIEAFPCAVLTHHYPDVPNLGDMTRHAAWPALAPDVVVGGTPCQAFSVAGLRKGLADPRGNLTLTFLRASDIGCIYLPSGAARTRWGFSGLIPLLYYGADPYLADGRGSRPNSWTFVGPSEQNGHPCPKPLRVMSWIVGRASRESETIVDPFAGSGTTLKAAKDAGRRAIGIEIEERYCEIAAERCRQEVLNLGGVA; from the coding sequence ATGAGATACCTGAGCGTGTGTTCGGGCATCGAAGCCGCGACCGTGGCGTGGCGACCGCTTGGATGGCGCGCACTCGCGTTCTCCGAAATCGAGGCGTTCCCGTGCGCGGTCCTGACGCACCACTACCCCGACGTGCCCAACCTGGGGGACATGACCCGCCATGCCGCGTGGCCCGCACTCGCACCCGACGTTGTGGTCGGAGGCACCCCCTGTCAGGCGTTCAGCGTCGCCGGACTCCGAAAGGGACTGGCTGACCCGCGTGGCAACCTCACGCTCACGTTCCTTCGCGCTTCCGACATCGGCTGCATTTATCTCCCATCGGGTGCAGCCCGCACCCGATGGGGCTTTAGTGGCCTCATTCCGCTCCTGTACTATGGCGCGGACCCGTACTTGGCCGATGGTCGCGGCTCTCGTCCCAATAGCTGGACGTTCGTGGGCCCATCAGAGCAGAACGGCCACCCCTGCCCGAAGCCACTGCGCGTCATGTCGTGGATTGTGGGCCGCGCCTCGCGCGAGAGCGAGACGATCGTAGATCCCTTCGCAGGCAGCGGGACGACGCTGAAGGCGGCGAAGGACGCGGGCCGTCGCGCCATCGGCATCGAGATCGAGGAGCGGTATTGCGAGATCGCCGCCGAGCGTTGCCGACAGGAAGTGTTG
- a CDS encoding tyrosine-type recombinase/integrase: MTTPRPRKARTTLYTGGRRGDRVRVLVDTKRARVEVLYRDIDGVPRKRVFPHDRQGREEAVAWAETFRDEREQARREQGRPAPISTRALWHAYVSSPAWANLRHKSQVSYRDRWRKWEEYIGRDAEAGRLKALDIDQFITAATKAGIVINQIRQVVNVARTVYKWGQSRELLAGSVFAVYRWKQPRDAKVLEPEEYTAADWRKLLAKLEPQHPRRWRLAVLLLICHSTGQRMNAVQHLRWRDINPDAGTVTWPKEWQKQGVALTRPLLWDMVAALETARYWRLNAALGRVRRDRKAESRPAALAGSDWVLFAQNRKGQPVSYSSMHTMLRALEARAKVRHRDYRAFHGFRRKVVGDVGRRTGNLMLGLEYVGDRDPKMLKHYDRRQVERIVTAAAALEGEEE, encoded by the coding sequence GTGACCACGCCCCGGCCACGGAAGGCCCGCACGACCCTCTATACCGGCGGCCGCCGGGGCGACCGGGTGCGCGTGCTCGTGGACACGAAGCGGGCTCGCGTCGAAGTGCTGTACCGGGACATTGATGGCGTGCCGCGCAAGCGCGTGTTCCCGCACGACCGGCAGGGGCGCGAGGAAGCGGTCGCCTGGGCGGAGACCTTTCGCGACGAGCGGGAACAGGCCCGCCGGGAGCAGGGGCGGCCAGCGCCGATCAGTACGCGCGCCCTCTGGCACGCCTACGTGAGTTCGCCCGCATGGGCCAACCTGCGCCACAAGTCGCAGGTGAGCTACCGCGACCGCTGGCGGAAATGGGAGGAGTACATCGGGAGGGATGCCGAGGCCGGTCGGCTCAAGGCGTTGGACATCGACCAGTTCATCACCGCCGCGACCAAAGCCGGCATCGTCATCAACCAGATCCGGCAGGTCGTGAACGTGGCGCGGACGGTCTACAAGTGGGGCCAGTCGCGGGAGCTGCTGGCGGGGAGCGTGTTCGCCGTCTACCGCTGGAAGCAGCCCCGGGACGCGAAGGTGCTCGAGCCTGAGGAGTACACGGCCGCCGACTGGCGGAAGCTGCTGGCCAAGCTCGAGCCGCAGCATCCCCGCCGCTGGCGGCTCGCGGTCCTGCTCCTGATCTGCCACAGCACGGGCCAGCGCATGAACGCGGTGCAGCATCTCCGCTGGCGGGACATCAACCCCGACGCCGGCACGGTGACCTGGCCCAAGGAGTGGCAGAAGCAGGGCGTGGCGCTCACGCGACCGCTCCTGTGGGACATGGTGGCGGCGCTCGAGACGGCCCGCTACTGGCGCCTGAACGCCGCGCTGGGGCGCGTGCGCCGCGACCGGAAGGCGGAGAGTCGGCCGGCCGCGCTCGCGGGCTCAGACTGGGTCCTGTTCGCGCAGAACCGGAAGGGGCAGCCGGTGAGCTACTCGAGCATGCACACGATGCTGCGCGCCCTCGAGGCCCGGGCGAAGGTCCGGCACCGGGACTACCGGGCGTTCCACGGCTTCCGGCGCAAGGTGGTGGGCGACGTGGGTCGCCGCACCGGGAATCTGATGTTGGGGCTCGAGTACGTGGGCGACCGCGACCCGAAGATGCTCAAGCACTACGACCGGCGGCAGGTGGAGCGGATCGTGACTGCGGCCGCGGCGCTCGAGGGGGAGGAGGAATGA